One segment of Gopherus flavomarginatus isolate rGopFla2 chromosome 8, rGopFla2.mat.asm, whole genome shotgun sequence DNA contains the following:
- the LOC127057042 gene encoding uncharacterized protein LOC127057042 — MRVQFITPPSHQRFPGPDASQIPLERRENLRVGGKKVTAWRDTGAQVSAIHQSFVDPKFINPEAQVTIYPFMSQAVDLPTAKLPVQYKGWSGMWTFAVYDNYSIPMLLGEDLANQVKRAKRVGMVTHSQTRQASRPIPVPEPSTGDPSVLQETQTEVLDPDPMPTTETATVLPVPDQELEKQPAPEPLPALMTVLANPSSTPTPEGASKPELTKAADNHTQEAQPEPEIPPGAPAESGSPATETTPSPTSLPEGPSPSPQSKEELVSPASRKQFQTEQEADDSL; from the exons atgcgagtgcaattcattacaccaccatcacaccaaagattcccaggcccggatgcctctcaaatacccttggagcgaagggaaaatttgagagtgggcggaaagaag gttaccgcgtggagagacacgggggcacaagtgtcagctatccaccaatccttcgtcgaccccaaattcatcaacccagaggcccaagtgacaatttaccccttcatgtcacaagctgtagacttgcctacagctaaactgcctgtccagtacaaaggctggtcaggaatgtggacttttgcagtctatgacaattattccatccccatgctactgggggaagatttggccaaccaggtaaagcgggccaagagagtgggaatggttacacatagccaaaccaggcaagcttccagacccattcctgttcctgagccgtccacaggggacccgtctgtgttacaagagacccagacagaggtattggacccggatcccatgccaactacggaaacagccacagtgcttcccgtcccagaccaggaactggaaaagcagccagcaccagaaccgttgccagcactgatgacagtgcttgcaaacccatcttcaaccccaacgccagagggcgccagcaagcctgaACTGaccaaagcagcagacaaccacacccaagaggctcagccagagcctgaaataccacctggtgcaccagcggagagcggctcaccagcaacggaaacaaccccatcacctacatcgcttccagagggaccaagcccaagtccacagtctaaggaagaactggtgtctccagcttcaaggaaacagttccagactgagcaggaagcagatgacagcctttag